CACCTCACACCATCAGCCACCACTGGAGCGCCCACCTGGACAGAGGGAATGAGCCACGCCATAACCAGACTTTCCTTGGATGGAAACTGTCCCTAAAGCACAGCGTGATTGTTTTATAGGAAGGGGAGGTCCTAGGGGAATTCTTGACCTGTTGGCACACTGCAGCTGGGCCAGCTCAGGCAGCTTTCAAGCAGCACTGTGTGCTCAGAGGGAGGCTGTGCACAGCTGCATTTAGCTGTGGGGTAAACCTCTTCTCTGCCCAGAAACTGGTTTTGGCTCTTAAAAGGTGGGTTTTAAACTTCTAGGGAAGataaacatttgttttctctaGAACAAAGGAAACAAAGTCCAAATCAGCCTGGCTGAGCATTAGTGCATTGGGAAATGAAACTGTCTGGTGGCGTGGTCCAGTGGCTGCTCCTCTCAGCACCTCCAAACTGTGATATCCTTATTTCAATATCTCCCTAAACAGAGTATCTGGGGCATCAGCAAACAAAGCAAGGAACAAAGTAGTAAACacatctttttgtttctttcctttccttaaacatttaaaaaccaaTTACATCTTTTCATCTGTACAGTCACACGAGATCAATGCCAGGGCTCTATATATTAAAGAGACAATATAAATTACATCAATTGACACAAGTTtgcatttctctgctgctttacAAATGGAGCTCTAGAGCTGTAAGGACACAATGAATAGTCATGTTCAGTATTTACACCAGGCTGCCTCTTGGCACCAGTTCAGACTGCCAAACCAAGCCTGTTCCCACCTCTTTTGGTGCTAGCTTGTCTCATCACGCCCAGAGACCTCCCTTTTGAGAGcaggaggtgcccccaggtgtgacATGTGTTTTGGGGCTTGTTTCTGGGATCTTCCCCCTGAGGAAAGGTGGAGGAAAGCCACCAGGAGGTCTTGAAGGCGCAGACCAAAGGTGGTCTTGATGTTTGTTCAGTGAGCGATGGGGTGAACCACAGAGGAACATGGAGTGGAGGAGATGGGCAGCACTAGGTGGTGGGGGAAGGAGATTTTTGATGGTTTCGAGGCAGGGAACAGACATCTGGAGGCAGCTGGGGGGGTCCTCTGCTGCATCCCATCTCCTGGCTGAATTCTgacatttccccatttctgatTCAAGCCCTGAAGGGCTTAAGGTGCAACTGGTCTGCAATGGGGTTGCAAGTCGCGGCCCCAGgatggggagcagagcagagaccTAGCAGCAAAAAAAAGAGCACCAcgctcctgctccatcccagggctgggccaggccgagccacaggcagggagggactgcAGGGAGGTGCAGGTTGGGTCTCCCACTGAGCAGCCACCCTGCTGCCACTTTTAGGGGACCAGAGAGCGAATGGTGTGAGGAACTCATCCAATGCTGGGCAGAAGTTGCAGAAACCACTTGAATACTGGCCAGGTTTCTCCCATTGCCATCAAGAGTCCACGGTAGGTCCAGGCAGAGACAAGGGAGACAGGAGTAAAACTGCTGAGTGAATCAGCCAGGTGAACTGGCTAAAACAGGGGACGCCTCTGAACCACAAAAAATGCAGGCTGAGGCTTGAGGAACGTGTCCTCCTTCCACCCAGAAGGTGCCTGGCACCAGCAGCCAAGCAGGCATGGGATCACTGCCCACCATTTCGGCCCCTTGCACCACCTTCTGCAACAGCAGGactgtgggcagagcaggacGTGCCAaaaagcagagcccagccccagtgagcaggacatgctgccctgctgtgctggccaGGCTTGGTCCTGTCTCACTGCTCCGTGCCCTCCTCGTGGGATCTGCCCTCTGCAGACAAAGCCACGTTCACACACGCCAGTGTCACCACGTGCACGGCCGGGACCAGGGCAGAGCTACGAGCAGAGTAGCTACAAGAGCTCCCCAGCACCCACTCGgatgggggcaggaggaggggaacTGAGGAAGGTCCAGACAAGGTACAGTCCAGCAAAAACTCTTGACTGGTCCCACTGGCAGCACATTCTTCCCAGGCAAGAGCTGGGAAGGTGGAGGACTTGCACCAAGAGAGAGACTGAGGTCTGAGGACAACCCACGTGGCTCTGATGTCCAACCTCTTGTTTTCCAACACCTGCATCTCATCCCTGGTTGCCTCCTGctcccctttcccttctctccaagCTGTGAAGGAGCAAACCTCTACAACAAGCACAACCaacacaaacacagcagtgCTACCCAGAGGGTGGGATGCGTTCCCGTGGGAGCCGTGTTGCCTGGGGTCAGAACCCGTGTCCTTTCATAGAGGTGCAGCTTGTCTTTGTTGGAGTGAAGCATCTTCACGTCCTCAAAGGCATAGTAAGCAGCCAGCATGAAGTTGACATCCCCCGTGGTGAGGAGGTCGAAGACACAGGACTGGAAGTAGAGGTCCTCCACGGGCAGCTTTTCCCTGCACTTGGCCGTGGCCGTTTCGTAGGTGAAGGCCTCGGGGGGGGCGGGCAGGCTGGGCCCCTTCCTTCGGGCGCGCCCCTCGGTGGCCTGAGCCGAGCGGATGCTCTGGAAGTCAATCTGCTGGCTGGCTGGACAGCCACGGAGGCACAGGTAGAGGCCCTGACTGTCCCGGTCCTCCACGGCGTTGACCACCTCCTCCGGCATGCGCACGGCGAAGGTGAGGTACCGCCCCACCTGCCTCACCACGATGGTGGTGCCGATGTACTTGGCCTGGATCTCGATGTGCTGGCCCGACACCTTCTCTGTGATCTTCAGGCTGTTGGCTCCGTGCTTGTCCCCTCCGTTCTTGGAGCCGTCGACAAAGGCAGCGGGGAGCTCGTCCATCTCTGCCTGGTACACTTTCTGATCCACACACTCCTGGAAGCTCTTGAAGATGATGGTGAGCTGTGAGGGAGGAAAGGAACATGGTTACAGCCAGTGATGACCACCTGAGACCGGATGCAGCAGTGGGGTGGGAGGTGGAAGGGCTGGATGCTCAGTCCAAACAGCAGCGTGACCATCAGGCTCGTGGTCCTTCATCCTAAGAAGTGTCCCTGACTTTCAGCCCCCAGACATGGTGATCCTGCTCCAGCCAAAGGGTGACAACAAGGTGTAGAGATCCAAGACCCAGAGGCTTGACTGAATGCACCACCTGCATCTGCCTGTTATCTCCAGGCCCAGCACAGGAGCTTCcttgcagctggagctgggtggAGTATCCCTACTCACAGGCCTGTGGCAGCATGCCCCTGCACGCAGCACTGCCTCGCCTCCAGGGCTGGCAGATGACAGCAGGGATGAGCCCTGACTCCCTTGGAGGCGGTGGAGCTTCTCTTCTGACTCCCATGACATTTACATCCCAAGGGCTGGAGCAATTTGTTTCCCTAACCAATTGCAGACCAACAGGATTTCTCCCATGGGCTCTCAAACACATCCTGCTCCATGTCAACCCCACAGGCACATGTGTTCAGCCTGTTCCAGCAGGATGGCCCTTCCAGGGGTGACTTcgtggtggccttggcagtgctgggttaatggctggactcgattttgagagatttttcccagccttaatgattctgtgattctatgacatAAACATAGCCCAGCATGCCTCCTCACCCCTGGCTGGGCTCAAACACAGGCCCCCTCCAGAGGAAGGACCTCACAGTGCTTGCCCTTCCCTTGCTGGCCTGGCTTTTGGAGGGAAGACCTGGGGAGGAAAATGAGCAGAATTTGCATGTGCAAAGAGTACAAACTACGTTTCCTCTTTCAGCTCTTGCAGACGTTGCTCTTGCACCTTTCTGCCCATGAGGGAGAACTGGCAAAGGGGACGTCCTGCCATGTGGGCCCCATGAAGGGGgggtgttacagtgagctcatggacattctgtttccccttccctgggaccctgtgactctgatcagataaccctggatcctcctttctgccccagcGGGGTtgggagagccagggaagcccaccctgtccaaagtctatatagaccccgacatttcctgttctccctcttttgccccactctccacaaggacatcacagaataaagagagctgaaccaacttatctcggggtaagagcctcttttggaaatctttgccatctccttctattcctcccctcacagcctctgatctctgggctagcctgattatttggggggctgtgtgaggggggaaTGACAGGGGGAGACTGAGAcctggccagagcagggaggggctggagaagagagcagagaaCACAAAGAGCCCCAAGGACTGAGTGCTCCCATGgtttccagcagcacagtgccCACAGCAGTGCTTCCCAGAGCTCATGCTGCAGATCTCATGACTAATCCCTCCTCACCACAAGACTGTGAGGCAGATAAGAAGAGAAAAGGCTCAATTAAGATGGTGATCCTGCAATCCCAGCAGGATCCTTAAGGACCACTTTCCTCAAGCCAGACTTCCTTGGAGGCTTCAGCAGGTTTTGATGTCTTTTAGCAGGTAAGGACATCAGAGCATCATTAAGTATCTTTTACGGGGTTTATCTGGGTCAGAACCTCACTGCCAGTTCCAGCTCAGGATAAAGGGGTGACATCCAGAGCAGAGAAGCAGCCCCTGTTCTACACATGcttctctcctctccccacACACAGGGAAGAAGCAGAACTCCCAGACATGGTGGGACAGGACATTTTCCAATAGCAAGAGGATGCCTCCTGCTAAGCCTCCCATTTTCTTTGGCACAAAAAGTACCCTGTTAGCTTTAGAGCTTGTGCACCAGGGGCAGCACAACAGTTCCTcagctccaggtccctcctgAAGCTGAGGCTGTGGCACACAAGTCCTGCTGTATCACAGCACACAT
This genomic stretch from Taeniopygia guttata chromosome 10, bTaeGut7.mat, whole genome shotgun sequence harbors:
- the RGMA gene encoding repulsive guidance molecule A, giving the protein MRPPRERIVVKARAGWMGMGRGAGSTALGLFQILPVFLCIFPSVTSPCKILKCNSEFWAATSGSHHLGAEEAPEFCTALRAYAHCTRRTARTCRGDLAYHSAVHGIDDLMVQHNCSKDGPTSQPRLRTLPPGDSQERSDSPEICHYEKSFHKHSAAPNYTHCGLFGDPHLRTFTDTFQTCKVQGAWPLIDNNYLNVQVTNTPVLPGSSATATSKLTIIFKSFQECVDQKVYQAEMDELPAAFVDGSKNGGDKHGANSLKITEKVSGQHIEIQAKYIGTTIVVRQVGRYLTFAVRMPEEVVNAVEDRDSQGLYLCLRGCPASQQIDFQSIRSAQATEGRARRKGPSLPAPPEAFTYETATAKCREKLPVEDLYFQSCVFDLLTTGDVNFMLAAYYAFEDVKMLHSNKDKLHLYERTRVLTPGNTAPTGTHPTLWVALLCLCWLCLL